The Coffea arabica cultivar ET-39 chromosome 6e, Coffea Arabica ET-39 HiFi, whole genome shotgun sequence genome contains the following window.
ATAcaaggtggtggtggtggaggggGTTCTATACAAGGTGGTGGTGATGGTGGTGGAGGTGAATGAGGTGGAGGCGGGGAGTGTACAACTGGCGGGGGAGGTGGGGAGTGTACAAGTGGTGGCGGGGGCGGCGATGAGTAAATGTACACTGGTGGTGGAGGTGGGGGTGAGTTTGGTGGCGGAGGTGGGGGTGAATTATAATAGTAGGGGATAGGTGGTGGAGAGTATAGAGGAGGTGGTGGAGAATTTGGTGGTGGAGGCGGCGGTGAGCGCACACAGTATGGCGGAGTAGGCGAAGGAGGTGGAGGGGAAGGTGGAGGTGGTGAGATAGCTGGAGGAGGAGGTGATGGAGGAGGTGGAGATGGCGGTGGAGGAGATGGAGGAGGGGGAGAAGGTGGTGGCGGTGAGTAAATTGGCGGAGGGTAAATTGGCGGAGGAGGTGAAGGTGGAGGAGGagatggaggaggaggagaaggtgGAGGCGGTGAGGGGGGAGGAGGTGGCGGAGAATAAACTGGCGGTGGAGGAGGAGAGTAAACAGGTGGTGGTGGGGGTGATGCGGGTGTATAAACTGGAGGTGGAGGAGAGGAAAGAGGAGGGGGCAATGAGGGTACCGGCACCGGGGGAGGAGGCGATGAGGGTACCGGCACTGGAGGTGGCGGTGAAGGTGGAGGAGGAGGGGGCAAGGTAGGAATAAACGGATGACACTTGAATGCACTGCAATGAATTTTCTTAGACAAGAATGCCTTACACTGAGCAGCAGGGCGCTGCGCTGGCCTAGCCGGCAAACAATTCTGGCGGTCGTCGAATGCTGGCAGAGCCAAACACGTCGGAGGCTCACCAGtgaaaaagttaaaagaaaaCGTGAAATTCTGAAGCCTTGGAAGCTGGCATATGCTCTGCGGAATAGACCCTCTCAGCATGTTATGCGCCACATCCAGCTGCTCCAAACTCACCAGCCCACCAATGTTATCCGGCAATGGCCCCATCAATTGGTTGAAGCTCAAATCCAAGACAGTCAAATTCTTGAGCAGTCCAATTTCCTCCGGCACACAAGATCTGAACGCGTTGTTCAAGAAAATAACCTCATTCAGATTGCTCATGTTGCCAATACTTGCTGGCACGCACCCATGGAACTTGTTGTTGGCCAGGACTATCACTGAAACTGGCGAATTGCCGAAGTTGTCGGGCAATTCAAAGGCAAACCTGTTGTGGTTGATGAATATGGCATCCAACGGCTTGTCAAATAGCTGTGGGGGAACAGTTCCTTCGAATTCGTTGAACCTTATGTCTAAGAATATCAATTTTGGTAAACTGAGCACGACGTAAGGGAATTTGCCAGCAAACCGGTTGTTACTCAAGTCCAATTCGAACAGTATCTCCAAATTCTTGAACGTTCCAGGGATAGTCCCACAAAACCTGTTGGAATTGATGTGGAAGAGACCGAGATCTGTGAGAAGTCCCAGCTCTGCCGGGAGGTACCCGGCAATGTCAGCGTGGTTAAGGTCGATGCCGGCTACCGTGCGGATTTTGGGGTTGTCCGGCGCCGGAGCGCAGAAGACTCCAGTGTAGTTGCACACATCAGATCCAACCCAATCCCCAGTGAAGTTGGAGGGATCTGATAAGATGGCTTCTTTCCAGGCCTGTAATGCAATGTATGCATTTCTGAGCCTTGGATTCTCAAAAGTTAAGGTTGGGTCGACGGTCACCAGCTCACCTCTGTCCCCAAACTCATCCCTGTAGGAAAGCAGCTGTCTTTGCCTAATGTAGTGCGCTTCTGCATCAGTCAGAGGTCCATGGCTGATTTGGGCCGAATGAACAACCCCAAAAAATGGCAAGAGAATCAACAATGAGAGTAGAAATAGGACAGGATTGAGGTGAAACAAAGTTTCTTTCTTCATCTCACATGAGACATCTGAGgctgaagaaagaaaattgtCTACTGTTTTTGGAGGAGCCTCGCTTCACAGCTATTTTGGTACTGTTGTCTTCTTCAAATGTGAGATGGTGGAGCTAAGAAGAGATCAAGGAGAGGGGAAGAAAATGGTGTTGAGGGAATCGGGGTTTTGGAGATTTTTGTGGGTGGTGGCAACTACTGGTAATGGTGGTGGTGCTTGAGAAGAGAGAGAAATAAAGGAGGAGACGGTGGAATGGAAGGGCGTTTTCTAGGGATTATGGGAGGCAGCACTAGTGTGAGGTTGTGTATGTGAGAATGTGAGGGGATAGAATGAGTGAGGAGAGAGATAGAGAAATaagcacccaaaaaaaaaaaaaagaaagaaaaaattacagctAAATCACAGCTCAAAGCCCACCAGATTCTATCTCACTTTCTTTCCAACTTTCTCTCTCATCATGCCCCAGACAAACATTTGATCAAAGGCTCCGCATTCGCGTTTCCATTCATTCAACATTTCAACCCCCCTAAAGCCAAAGCAACAAGATTAGAATAGGCCAACAAATATTAAATTGGATTAGTTAAGAAAACAAATTAActgtgagtttgtttggataagaatttatttggatgatttatttgatccagttactgtagtactttttgtgatgtgatgtatgtgagataaaaaggtgattgggaattgtgtgtatgatgcaagcaaaacaaaatctgaaataaatcttgcaaattttctttgtccaaacaaacccatgTATTTTTTTCAACTCAACTCTTTTGTTTATTAATTAGTAAATGTGAGTTCGCGGTCGGTGGAAATGCCGGCTGCCGGCGAGTTGACCGGCTAAGATTATTAAAGCCGGCCGGAGCCGGTAATTTAGGAAACTACTAGTAATAAGTTCTCTTGACTGACTTACTAGTAATTAACTACTGCTACTAGTACGTAttattttgaccccaaaaaaaaaaaaaaagctacgaCTAGTAGTGTATTAGCAGTCTGTACTGTAGAGTATTGCATTTTTATGGCTGGGTTGAGGGCAGA
Protein-coding sequences here:
- the LOC113696234 gene encoding uncharacterized protein codes for the protein MKKETLFHLNPVLFLLSLLILLPFFGVVHSAQISHGPLTDAEAHYIRQRQLLSYRDEFGDRGELVTVDPTLTFENPRLRNAYIALQAWKEAILSDPSNFTGDWVGSDVCNYTGVFCAPAPDNPKIRTVAGIDLNHADIAGYLPAELGLLTDLGLFHINSNRFCGTIPGTFKNLEILFELDLSNNRFAGKFPYVVLSLPKLIFLDIRFNEFEGTVPPQLFDKPLDAIFINHNRFAFELPDNFGNSPVSVIVLANNKFHGCVPASIGNMSNLNEVIFLNNAFRSCVPEEIGLLKNLTVLDLSFNQLMGPLPDNIGGLVSLEQLDVAHNMLRGSIPQSICQLPRLQNFTFSFNFFTGEPPTCLALPAFDDRQNCLPARPAQRPAAQCKAFLSKKIHCSAFKCHPFIPTLPPPPPPSPPPPVPVPSSPPPPVPVPSLPPPLSSPPPPVYTPASPPPPPVYSPPPPPVYSPPPPPPSPPPPSPPPPSPPPPSPPPPIYPPPIYSPPPPSPPPPSPPPPSPPPPSPPPPAISPPPPSPPPPSPTPPYCVRSPPPPPPNSPPPPLYSPPPIPYYYNSPPPPPPNSPPPPPPVYIYSSPPPPPLVHSPPPPPVVHSPPPPHSPPPPSPPPCIEPPPPPPPCIEPPPPPSPPPCIEPPPPPPSPSPPPPPYIYKPPPSPSPPPPPIIYNSPPPPSPSPPPQTYYNSPPPPSQSPPPPVHYNSPPPPSPSPPPPVHYHSPPPPSPSPPPPIPCEHPPPPPPVIYESPPPPAPVYEGPLPPVIGVSYASPPPPPFY